In Chelonia mydas isolate rCheMyd1 chromosome 7, rCheMyd1.pri.v2, whole genome shotgun sequence, the sequence AGCCGCTTTCCGGGCCAGAAACATCGGGGCCTCAAAAGGCCACCCACGCTGCACAGCTCCCCCAGCAGCTAGGtgcagggtcccccccccccccccatcccagacagccccccatcccctgtaCCTCTCAGCTACTGCCTCCTTTGCTGCTTCTTGGCTGGCATGACGGGGGcgagctcttcctcctcctcctcctcctcactctcctCTTCCTCAGACAGTGCCCTCCTGTGCACTGGGACACACGGACAGGCCCCTTCCTTGTCATGCTCTCTGTGCGCTGGGTCTTTCCCACACAGGggcaccctctcccctccccattctccCGGCTCTGCTACCCCCGACCTCCTCGCTGCCCACGGCGGAGACGTGCCCACAGGGGGGAAAGCGAGgggccagggccagctgctgATGACACCACGCAACCAGCCCAAGCCCCTGAGTGCTCAGTGGGCAGCCCAGGGGGCAGCTCTGGGGCATGGTTATGGGGCCAGCCGCTCAACTGACCCACGCGCCCAGCCAGGCGGAGCGGGAGCTGGTTGGGGCAGATAACAGCACTCGGGCATCAGACCCTCCTCTGCAGACGCAGCCCTACTCGGGCAATGAcctctctgcaggcagcagaTTCCTCCCTCTCTCCGCCCCCCCGGGCCTCTCCAGAAGGAACCAGCCACCTGGACAGAGCCCCCGGTCGGCATTTCCTCCTGGGCCGCGTCCTCTTCCgcgcccagcacccccccagctccttacTGATCTGGTGCCGCCCGGTGAGGTGCACGGGGCCGGAGCCGGATTTCAGGTGGAAGGTCACAGGTGGTTGGAGCTGGAAGTTGTCCAGGCTCAGCTGCGAAGAGACAGCGAGAAGCAGCGGAGTCAGCGGCAGGGCCTGAGCCTGGGGCTCCCCCACCGCAAggaagggctctgggctggcccCGAACCACGTGGTGCTTCCTGCCCAGGCTCCCGCAGCGCCCGAGGGGGCAGCGCAGCCAGTCAGGGCGGGCACCCTgcagccacggcattaagggcgGGGTGAATTTCAGTGAGCGAGGAACCACGGAGCAGGGAAAGAACACTGAAGTCAGGCAAGTTCCCACACGCACAGCCCTATCGGTGCCTCTCaatcccagccgccagccccctgctaacccagccctgggctccccactccccagctcgGTCCTGGGTCAAGCTCTCCTCTGATGCAGACAGGCAGCCCAGCCACCAGCTAAACCAGGGCTTGAGGCTGCAAAACCACCCTGCTGCCccactggaggggaaggggattcCCTCCCGCTGCAGCAGCATTCGAGTTTATCTCCTCTGTGGGGTCACACAAACAGCTGAGCAGGTCCGATTCTGTAAAGCAGAGGGCCGCAGTGAGCACAACCAGGTATGCTGGGTAAAAGGCCTGAGAACACACCCAAGGCTTACACACgtccccaaacccccagccccgGCAGGGATCGCCCCATGAGGCCCTCTTACCACGGGCTGGCACGACAGTTTCAGATTGGCCACCGGCACAGCAATCTCCTGGTTCTGACGGTTACGCCCCACAACTTCCACCACGTTGCATTCGTCCTTTGCACCACCTGTAAGGCAGACCTGGAAGGGACCAGAGCGAGGGGTTAATGGGGCGGCCACCTCAGGGGGAGACGGGGCATCCAACCAGGGTCTGACTGCAAAGGACGGCTTGTGCCTGGATCAACTTATCACAACCCTGCAAATCAGGGTCCAGCCCCAGGATCAGACCAGTACATGGATGGTGCAAGCAGCCACCATAACAGTGGATAGGCTTGTCTCTGGGACACCGAACCCTGCTGCACCAGGGCACGAGCCAACCACTAACTGACTGCGTTAGCTAGGGACTTCCCTCAGCGGCAATTATTCCCTCACGATCCACTAAGGGCTTCGTGCACCTTCCCCTGAAGAAGCTGGTGCTGACACCTGTCGAGAGAGAGGATGCTGGAGCAGAGACACTGCCAGCCTGGCAATTCCTcggtgacgtgacttgcccaagggcggACAGGAACATACAGGCAGAgctcagaacagaacccaggcgcTGAGCTTGCTCTAACCACAAGCACATGCCCCAGGGGGTTGAAACATGCCCTAGGAACGAGGGGCGCAGATAAATCAAGCAGACTGCACTGTGTCATGAGAttgctccccccacctccctagagcagaggtgggcaaactacggcctgcgggaccgtcctgcccagcccctgagctcccgtcccgggaggctcgcccccggcccctcccctgctgtcccctctcccccacagcatcAGCTCATCgctggctgccagtcctgccactctgagcggcatggtaaaggtgcgggggggtggaaggggggggttggataagggtcaGGAACTGCACGGGGATAGTCAGGCAAAGGGGAACAGGGGAGGCTGGATAGTGCGTGGGAGTCCcggagggcctgtcagggggcggggatgtggatagggggcgggacagtcaggggacagggggggtttgggcagggggtcctgggagggggtggtcggggacaaggagcagggggggtggatgggtcgggggttctgggggggagggcagtcaggggacagggaaggggggggggggttggatagggggtggggtaccgggggggcagttaggggacaaggagcagcgggggttggatgggtcaggggttttgagggggacagtcagggcaGGAAgtggcagatagggggcaggggccaggctgtttggggggcacagccttccctacctggccctccatacagttgcgcaaccccgatgtggccctcgggccaaaaagtttgcccacccctgccctagagtgACACGGTTCCCCCGCTTGCACCGCCGGCGCTCTGCAGGATCCGGTGCAAGGGGAAGAAGATGCCGTGAGCCGCCCGTGGCGGCCCGCTCCGGCTGAGCGGCAGCCCTCCTCGCTGTACAATAGGCAGGGCCTGAACGGGAGCTGCGTTCATTTTGCTTAGGATCCTCGTTAAGACACCGAGCAAGGGCTCGTCCCACGTCCTGCCTCCACCAGAAGCCGCGGCTGCATGCTGCCGAGCCCGAGCGGGACccgggcgggggagagggaaggacagCACAGAAGCCAGCCAGAGAAGGTAAGCGACATGAGCCCTGTCCTCAGAGCCAGGGTTCCCTCTTACCATAGACAGGGCCAGGATGTGCTCAGAGTCGTCATCTTCATCCACCTTAAAGGTGTAGGATCTGGTGCTGTCCGTCAACTCGCAGCCTGGGGAATCCACGTGAGGAGTCAATAAAACCGAAGGAGCTGGGTACTTCCCCCTAAAGATCCATGGGGAGACACTGGGGCCGCGCTGAATCCCCAGCTCTGGCCGTTCCCTCCTGCGGCTCTAGCTGGAGGCTGGCTGTGAgtcaccccagagccagctgcattcCAGTGGTCCGAGAAGGAGCCCCAGCCCATCCGCACAGCCGGGAAGGGTGGCACTGGGCCTCCTTTCGGCGACGAGAGCTGCAGCAATGCACTGCCACCCAGTGCTCCAAATAGCTCCCAGCAGGTTCGCCACGCGGGGCACCTCCAGAGCCCCTCCCCAGCGCTTGGCTGCGATGAGATAACGGGCCGGCGGGCTGCCGGGAGCTCCCCAGCTATCGGGGAGGGAGCGAACAGCCATcgcggggctgggagcagctggagaaaGGCATCACACGGTACCTGAGTTCTCATAGCTAAGGGCAAGCTTACCGGCACTGCAGCCAGGCCCCCCAGTTCCTCCATCTCAGCTggatccctcccctgccccgtgGGGCCCATCACAGCGTGTCCCCAGCCAGGCCTCCCTCTATACCCCAGCCTTCATGAACCCCcagtcctccctgcccccagacactccccccttccccaccttgacctgctgccttccctgccccaccctaaATACACCACCCCCACCTCAATTGCCTGTAAGCTGTGTAGCCTATTTACGCAGTGCAGGCGCCCAGGGAACCCGCCGGGGGACCTGCCAAGGCCAGAGCAGGGGGCATCCTGCCCCCGGCACCCAGCTTGCCACAGCGGCGCAGCCTGGCCCGGCCCCACGTGCAGCCCTCCCCCAGCTCggacccccacacccccaaccctctgcccctcatccccggccccaccccagagcctgcacctccagctggagccctcacacccctgcaccccaaccctctgccccggccctgagccccctcccacactgcgaacccctcagccccacccccaccacatggaTTTTGTTAGGTGCAGTGAGGTGCCCCACCTCGCCTCCTTATTGGCGCACATCAAATTAATTCCACACATGGGCGGGAAAAGTTTGAGGGAAAACTGCCccaactcctccctgccccccaacttcggtTCCCTGCCTCGCCCCAAACACGCAGAGACCCAGAGCTTCTCCCCCGACACGTGGGCTCCCAGCCTCAGGCCAACTCCCCACGTGGgcgctccccgccccccgcctagcgacccctgccccccacgtgcgcgcttcccgcccccctcctagcagccccagcgccccacatgcgcgctccccgcccccctcctagCGGCCCCAGCGCCCCACGTGcgcgctcccctgcccccctcctagCGGCCCCAGCGCCCCCACGTGcgcgctcccctgcccccctcctagCGGCCCCAGCGCCCCACGTGcgcgctcccctgcccccctcctagcggccccagcccccccacgtGTCCGCTCCCCGCCCCTCTCCTagcggccccagccccacccccgtgTGCGCTCCCTTGCCCCACTCCTAGCGGCCCCAGCGCCCCCACGTGcgcgctccccgcccccctcctagGGGCCCCAGCGCCCCACGTGcgcgctccccgcccccctcctagGGGCCCCAGCGCCCACACATGtgcgctcccccgcccccctcctagGGGCCCCAGCGCCCCACGTGCGCGCTCCGCGCCCCCCTCCTagcggccccagcccccccacgtGTCCGCTCCCCGCCCCTCTCCTagcggccccagcccccccacgtGTCCGCTCCCCGCCCCTCTCCTAGCGGCCCCCGTGTGCGCTCCCTTGCCCCACTCCTAGCGGCCCCAGCGCCCCACGTGcacgctccccgcccccctcctagCGGCCCCAGCGCCCCACGTGtgcgctcccctgcccccctcctagCGGCCCCAGCGCCCCACGTGCGCGCTCCGCGCCCCCCTCCTAGCGGCCCCAGCGCCCCACGTGcgcgctccccgcccccctcctacCGGCCCCAGCGCCCCACGTttccgctcccccgcccccctgctaGCGGCCCCAGCCCCCCTACGTGtgcgctcccccgcccccctcctagcggccccagcccccccacgtgtgcgctcccccgcccccctccgagcggccccagcccccccacgtgtgcgctcccccgcccccctcctagcggccccagcccccccacgtgtgcgctcccccgcccccctcctagCGACCCCAGCGCCCCACGTGTGCGCTCCCCGCCCCTCTCCTAGCGGCCCCAGCGCCCCACGTGtgcgctcccctgcccccctcctagCGGCCCCAGCGCCCCACGTGtgcgctcccccgcccccctgctagcggccccagcccccccacgtgtgggctcccccgcccccctcctagCGACCCCAGCCCCCCGCGTGtgcgctcccctgcccccctcctagcggccccagcccccccccccgtgtgtgcgctcccctgcccccctcctagcggccccagccccccccccccccccgtgtgtgcgctcccctgcccccctcctagcggccccagccccccccccccccgtgtgtgcgctcccctgcccccctcctagcggccccagccccccccgtgTGCgctccccgctccccgcccccctcctagcggcccctgctcccccagtgtgcgctccccagcccggccccgctcACCGAAGACGAAGTTGCCGAGACagagcccggccccggccccggccgcccGGCTCTCCGGCTCCAGGAAGGCGGCCATGGCTGCGGTGGAAGgccgggctggggaaggggcggatGCGGAAGGCGGATCGGATCGGCCCTGCCCAGAGCCCGGGGAGCCGCCCGCTTCCCCCCTGCGCCCTGGCCCGCCCCTCGCCGACCCGGGGAGGCCCCCGGTGCCACCTCCTCCGGGGAGGCGCCTGCCCGCccccagcacaaagcagccagggaGCCGTTCTCCGGGGgacccccagccagccagccgggGGGTCTCAGCCCTCGCCGCGCCCGCAGCCACCCACGGCTGCAGCGGGGGCAAAACAGGTGCGAGGCAGGAGCAGCGCCAGGTCCCAgcgagcccagccctgggggcgcCTGCCCAAGGCCCAGCTCGCTGAGCCGGGCTCGGCAGGGACCTGGGCTGTTTCCTCCCCGTTTTGCTCGGGCCCAGGGAAGGCGGCTGGGTTTACCGCCGGGCCACGGAACAAGACACTTACGCTAAACATCGGTCACAGGCCCCAGACCTCACGAGGGAGGCATTTTAGCTTTCGCCCCAAGCCCTTTCGCCCCATCTTCACAAACGTCCAACACGTTCAGCCTCTGGGCTAGAAGTTTTTTGCGTTGGCTCCGGCCCAGCAGGAATGTAGGTGTAGCTGTTCCTGGGGGACCGGCCAGATCCAACACCCAGATTGTCCAGCGCATCCCACCTTACACAGCTCCAGGCCAGGTGCCTGGAGGGTCTGAGAGCCCCTCAGGAGCAAATTTGCCCCCCAACGTCTCAACATTAGACCTCATCCTGACCTCTACTAGttaaagattggcttaaaatGCCTACACATTTTAATAGGGGAAGAGTGCGTTCTGTTTGATAGGACACATTCAAATGTGATTGATAGCTAGAAACATAAATATCAAAATAGATGTTGCCATTCTCCATCTAAATGCCCCATTTGAATGTGCTCTGTGCCTCAGAGTCCCCACCTTAAAGACttaggtggtggaatttccttcctttgaggtttttaaggtcaggcttgacaaagccctggctgggatgatttagtcggggttggtcctgctttgggcagggggctggactagatgacttcctgaggctCCTTCCAACAGGGATAGtcgatgattctatgaattattcAGAGTTTGAAATTTGGCCTGGACGGAGTCTCTTTTCCTTGGGTAGGGGAACAAAGTTCAAAAGGAAGTTCCGAGGGATTGAAAAGTCACTTTTTGAGCACGAGAAGTAGCAGTGGGGGCTGCTAGTACAGAGGCAGGGGACAGATTAGGAGAGGGAACTCactgaacacacacatgcagctaaATGCACACAAAGGAAAACAGGCCTGGCCTCAGAACAAGGGGAAAGGTCAGGAGGGAAAAGTGTGCTTCGTGCAGGTTTAAATGGTTTTCGGTCCTTGGTGCATTGTGCGTGCAGCGGTGTTTCCGTGCAGTATGCTGTTCAACCACTCCATGACACAGCATGGTGCACAGTTCTAGGCAAGCGGTTGTCCCTGGTAAACAAAGCAGAGACTCAAGCTGCAGGGAAGCGTGTCACTATTTTCTTGAATAAACTCCTGTTTAAGATGGACAAAGTCCATAGATCATGACACTGAAAACAgtgataatacctagctcttacattgcgcttttcatctgtagatctcaaagcactttgaaggTAAGCAtcgttattcccattttacaggtggggaaactgaggcaccagacggttaagtgacttgcccacaatcACCCCAGTGGCCAAGCCAAGAATAGAATCCGGGTCTCCCAAGTGTCAATCCAAAACCTCTGTCTACCAGGCCACATTGTTTTCCCTTGCTTCCCTGTAGAGCTCCCACTGAGCTCCTGCCACAGCTCCccatcacctctctctctctctgtacagaCTTAAAGAAACACTATGAAACCTTCTATTTATTCTGTAACTATACTGGCTGAGCACGTCCCGTTTCAATTGCAGGTCTACTCGACAGAGTAGCTTAGGACACATGATTaatataaaaggagtacttgtggcaccttagagactaaccaatttatttgagcataagctttcgtgagctacagctcacttcatcggatggctgctactctgaaacctacgaTTAATACAGTTGTACTAACAGTATGTGTGAGGCACAGAAGTATCCAGGCAGCGGCTTGCTCGGGTCAGATTCTGCGTTGGGGAATTGCCTTCCTAAGATTCATTTGGATAATGTTGTCAGTACTTCCTACACTAAACCTTTTCACCAGGAAGGACACAATTGAGTTGGTCTAAAAAACAGTCCTAAGAACcaatcctggttctgccacagattccatGAGCAGCCTCAGATGGACCATAACATTggtccatgcctcagtttctccaggtgTAAAGCAGAGGTATAACTCACCTATTACACCAGAGTGGTAGTGAAGCTTTTCGTTTTACAAACCTGCAGCTGAGAAGCTCTATATAAGAACGTAGGACTTTTCAGACTGGAACAGACccaagctccatctagcccagtaaccagTTTTCAATAGGGGGCAGTACCTGATATTTCAGAGAAAGGGACAGAAACCCCACAGTAGCAGATGTAAGGTAATCTGGCCCAGAACCCCATTAAAGTCTCATCTGAATGCCTGAAAGCGTGAGGTTttctatcccttccaaaacttcCCCCTCCTGTTAGCATTGACTGTTATAACGCTGGATATTCGTTATCCATATAAGCATCCCACTTCAaagctaaattcttggcctcaacaacgtCCAGTGGCCTTGAGTTCCAAAGTCTAATTACACATCATGtcaaaagtatttccttttggcAGTTGAGtttgccacctttcaatttccCAGAACATCCTCCAGGGTATTATTACTTGTGCTGttaaaacagctgctgtgttctgccACAGAAGTGGCTGGAAGGCTGGACCTCACTGGTAAATACAGTAATTATTGTATATACAGAGCCTGACCCTGGCAAAACCTGCATGCAGGACTCCAGCAGAAGTTTCCAGGAATAGGGTGGGGTTGGGTGGGAGGAGCGGGTGAAGGTTTCTATATTCAGGTCAACAGTTTGTAGCTAGTAAAGGTGCTAGCCAGTAGCAAAGCCTGTAAAGGACTTTAAGACCCATCCAGGCAGTGCTCTAGGAATCCAGGATGATGAGTATTACTCACCTGTCTCAGCTCCATAGGATGCAGGAGTCTTAACTTTGCCGCCGGAGTGGATCTGCAGCCAGTTGCCACCCTAGTGCTGATCACAGGCCCTGGCTGCCTGTGGAGAGCTAGATCCATGTAAGAAGGCACCCCAGGAACGTAATGGCTTTGCTGCTAGCTGGTGATTTAAAAACCAAACGGCCACACAGCACAGTTCACCTCCTCGCTCGTGCCTCGGGGCACCCAGCCGA encodes:
- the NPM3 gene encoding nucleoplasmin-3 — encoded protein: MAAFLEPESRAAGAGAGLCLGNFVFGCELTDSTRSYTFKVDEDDDSEHILALSMVCLTGGAKDECNVVEVVGRNRQNQEIAVPVANLKLSCQPVLSLDNFQLQPPVTFHLKSGSGPVHLTGRHQIMHRRALSEEEESEEEEEEEELAPVMPAKKQQRRQ